The Candidatus Rokuibacteriota bacterium genomic sequence GAACTGGAACACGACGACAATGACGGCGACCACCAGCAGCAGGTGGACCAACCCGCCGGCCGAGTACGAACTGATCATGCCGAGCGCCCACAGCACCAGCAGAATTACCGCGATGGTCCAAAGCATGGCAGGCTCCTTGTCAGCGCTCGACCGGGGTCGGCGCTGGGCGTGTGATCGAGTTTCCGTCAATTTCGATGAACACCATCGGCGGCTCCGGCGCCCGCCGGACCGTCCAGGTGACGGAGGCCACGGATCTCGTGTGCGGGCTTGACCCCGTCCCACGCGCCCTCCGTGGGCC encodes the following:
- a CDS encoding lmo0937 family membrane protein, translated to MLWTIAVILLVLWALGMISSYSAGGLVHLLLVVAVIVVVFQFLGGRRSI